Proteins found in one Triticum aestivum cultivar Chinese Spring chromosome 4D, IWGSC CS RefSeq v2.1, whole genome shotgun sequence genomic segment:
- the LOC123100211 gene encoding uncharacterized protein, which produces MDLPEEMLADILRRVPARHLAACRRVCGYWRATIDAGRLVLPHLLPGAPSGAFVNMPEASRGTYFFARGGPTGGVDTRLADAPTRWCTAFLDHCNGVLMCEASEGTRFVYNPATRRSAVLPPAPRAEPWGVASAAYLVFDPFVSLHHEVLLLPELPGEPQPPEPTDPPPLPPFNVARLFFADAESSPPPQIVTDEEDWLSSDSEDEPRKLARPRQREHIEAKDTLGLMEWPPSPYVVQVFSSETGRWDDRAFFREGAAAGTVADMWSDPLSSSYVMGFYLPDCGPRRRDAVYWRQSLYVHCRGGFIIRLSLLTGKYVVIKTPGVTKVAERPWAMPRLSKSRKGVYCTIIDMLKLQVWVLTEEESPTATPVWEMAHQADLEPSIRQLMCKSLQNTEKSWILDDPRRSKSSAEQRCREWDSDNDDDDGAYVEEEEGGGAFGWLDFLGYHPHKEIVLLGHQYKRCAYAYYLSTSKLEYLGDLCPVPDDYFPACVQESYVYTPCRIDLLSDENGVSVDLSKWVS; this is translated from the exons ATGGATCTCCCCGAAGAGATGCTCGCCGACATCCTGCGCCGCGTCCCGGCGCGCCACCTCGCCGCGTGCAGGCGCGTCTGTGGGTACTGGCGCGCCACCATCGACGCCGGCAGGCTGGTCCTCCCGCACCTCCTGCCGGGCGCGCCGAGCGGCGCCTTCGTCAACATGCCCGAGGCCTCGCGCGGCACCTACTTCTTCGCGCGCGGGGGGCCCACCGGCGGCGTCGACACCCGACTCGCCGATGCGCCGACCAGGTGGTGCACCGCCTTCTTAGACCACTGCAACGGGGTCCTCATGTGCGAGGCCAGCGAGGGCACGCGCTTCGTCTACAACCCGGCCACGCGGAGGTCGGCGGTgctgccgcccgcgccgcgcgCCGAGCCCTGGGGCGTCGCCTCCGCCGCGTACCTCGTGTTCGACCCCTTCGTGTCTCTCCACCACGAGGTGCTCCTGCTCCCCGAGCTGCCCGGCGAGCCCCAGCCCCCCGAACCCAccgacccgccgccgctgccgccgttcaACGTTGCGCGGCTCTTCTTCGCGGACGCcgagtcgtcgccgccgcctcagATCGTCACCGACGAGGAGGACTGGTTGTCCTCGGACTCGGAAGACGAACCGCGGAAGCTTGCGAGGCCCCGTCAGCGTGAGCACATCGAGGCGAAGGACACCTTGGGGCTTATGGAATGGCCGCCGTCGCCGTACGTGGTGCAGGTGTTCTCGTCCGAGACCGGCCGGTGGGACGACAGGGCGTTCTTCCGGGAAGGCGCCGCCGCCGGGACGGTGGCCGACATGTGGTCGGATCCACTGTCATCCAGCTACGTTATGGGATTTTATCTACCCGATTGCGGGCCGCGCCGCCGCGACGCCGTCTACTGGCGGCAATCGCTCTACGTCCATTGCCGCGGCGGTTTCATCATCAG GTTGTCGCTGCTGACGGGGAAGTATGTGGTGATCAAAACCCCAGGAGTCACCAAAGTCGCCGAGCGTCCGTGGGCTATGCCGCGCCTGAGCAAGTCTCGGAAGGGGGTTTACTGCACCATCATCGACATGCTAAAGCTCCAGGTATGGGTACTGACCGAAGAAGAATCACCGACGGCGACGCCAGTGTGGGAGATGGCACATCAGGCCGACCTCGAGCCCTCCATCAGGCAACTGATGTGCAAAAGCCTCCAAAACACTGAGAAGTCTTGGATCCTGGACGATCCCAGGAGATCGAAATCATCTGCGGAGCAGAGATGCCGCGAATGGGACTCTGACAACGACGACGATGATGGCGCCTatgttgaggaagaagaagggggtggCGCCTTTGGTTGGCTGGATTTCTTGGGGTACCATCCTCATAAGGAGATTGTGTTGTTGGGCCACCAGTACAAGCGTTGTGCTTATGCCTACTACCTGAGCACCTCCAAGCTTGAGTACCTTGGTGATCTTTGTCCGGTACCAGATGATTATTTTCCCGCTTGTGTGCAGGAGTCGTACGTGTATACTCCGTGCAGGATCGACCTGCTGTCTGATGAGAATGGTGTCTCTGTTGATTTGAGTAAATGGGTTTCATAA
- the LOC123100212 gene encoding serine carboxypeptidase-like 42, which yields MAGSWRAAALAVAMVCWAASSCMLGFPEEDLVGRLPGQPIVGFRQFAGYVDVDDKAGRSLFYYFAEAQDHAAGKPLTLWLNGGPGCSSVGGGAFTELGPFYPRGDGRGLRLNKKSWNKVSNLLFVESPAGVGRSYSNTSSDYNTGDTRTANDMYKFLLGWYKKFPEYRSRSLFLSGESYAGHHIPQLTDVLLTHNEKSKGFKFNIKGVAIGNPLLELDRYIRVTYEYFWSHGMISDEIFLAIKKDCDFEDYTSGNPHNESKSCNDAIDEAKAMVGEYVDGYDVIRDVCYPSIVMQELRLRKYATKISLGVDVCMSYEGSFYFNLPEVQHALHANRTHLPYGWSMCSGVLNFTGKDVYINILPLLERIVEQKIPVWVFSGDQDSVVPLLGTRTLVRELAHAMGLPVTVPYSSWFRKGQVGGWATQYGNMLTFATVRGASHMVPFSQPDRALGLFRSFVLGQRLPNTTHRPID from the exons ATGGCGGGCTCCTGGCGAGCTGCAGCGCTGGCGGTGGCCATGGTTTGTTGGGCCGCGAGCAGCTGCATGCTCGGGTTCCCGGAGGAAGATTTGGTGGGGCGGCTGCCCGGGCAGCCGATCGTGGGGTTCAGGCAGTTCGCCGGGTACGTGGACGTGGACGACAAGGCCGGGAGGAGCCTCTTCTACTACTTCGCCGAGGCGCAGGACCACGCCGCCGGCAAGCCGCTCACGCTCTGGCTCAACGGAG GTCCCGGGTGTTCTTCGGTTGGAGGCGGCGCGTTTACGGAGCTCGGCCCATTTTATCCCAGAGGAGATGGTAGAGGCCTTCGATTAAACAAGAAATCATGGAATAAAG TGTCCAATCTTCTATTTGTTGAATCACCAGCTGGAGTTGGACGGTCCTACTCCAACACTTCGTCAGACTACAATACAGGAGATACACGGACTG CTAATGATATGTACAAATTTCTGTTGGGTTGGTATAAGAAGTTCCCGGAGTACAGATCAAGAAGCTTATTTCTTTCTGGAGAGAGCTACGCGG GGCATCATATACCGCAGCTAACCGATGTTCTTCTCACGCACAATGAGAAATCAAAGGGTTTTAAGTTCAATATAAAGGGGGTAGCT ATCGGGAATCCGTTACTCGAGCTTGACAGGTATATCCGCGTGACATATGAGTACTTCTGGTCTCATGGTATGATCTCCGATGAAATATTTCTGGCCATAAAGAAGGATTGTGATTTCGAGGATTACACATCCGGTAACCCCCACAATGAGAGCAAGTCATGCAATGATGCCATTGACGAGGCAAAAGCTATGGTTGGAGAATATGTTGACGGCTATGATGTCATTCGTGACGTCTGTTACCCATCAATTGTGATGCAGGAGCTACGATTGCGCAAATAT GCGACCAAGATCAGTTTAGGAGTGGATGTTTGCATGTCATATGAAGGTTCCTTCTACTTCAATCTTCCAGAAGTGCAGCATGCTCTTCATGCTAATAGAACACATCTACCTTATGGCTGGAGCATGTGCAGTG GTGTGCTGAATTTCACCGGAAAGGATGTTTACATCAACATCTTGCCTTTACTTGAGAGAATAGTGGAGCAAAAGATACCAGTTTGGGTATTCAG TGGCGATCAAGACTCTGTGGTGCCCCTCTTGGGCACCCGAACCCTTGTGCGAGAGCTAGCTCATGCAATGGGGTTGCCCGTCACAGTGCCGTACAGTAGTTGGTTCCGCAAAGGTCAG GTTGGAGGCTGGGCAACCCAGTACGGTAATATGCTCACCTTTGCAACAGTGCGGGGCGCATCTCACATGGTGCCATTTTCACAACCAGACCGAGCTCTCGGCCTATTTCGCTCGTTTGTGCTTGGACAGAGGCTCCCAAACACAACCCATCGACCCATTGACTAA